In Mycobacterium tuberculosis H37Rv, a single window of DNA contains:
- the PE_PGRS5 gene encoding PE-PGRS family protein PE_PGRS5 (This region is a possible MT-complex-specific genomic island (See Becq et al., 2007 PMID:17545187).): MSFVIAQPEMIAAAAGELASIRSAINAANAAAAAQTTGVMSAAADEVSTAVAALFSSHAQAYQAASAQAAAFHAQVVRTLTVDAGAYASAEAANAGPNMLAAVNAPAQALLGRPLIGNGANGAPGTGQAGGDGGLLFGNGGNGGSGAPGQAGGAGGAAGFFGNGGNGGDGGAGANGGAGGTAGWFFGFGGNGGAGGIGVAGINGGLGGAGGDGGNAGFFGNGGNGGMGGAGAAGVNAVNPGLATPVTPAANGGNGLNLVGVPGTAGGGADGANGSAIGQAGGAGGDGGNASTSGGIGIAQTGGAGGAGGAGGDGAPGGNGGNGGSVEHTGATGSSASGGNGATGGNGGVGAPGGAGGNGGHVSGGSVNTAGAGGKGGNGGTGGAGGPGGHGGSVLSGPVGDSGNGGAGGDGGAGVSATDIAGTGGRGGNGGHGGLWIGNGGDGGAGGVGGVGGAGAAGAIGGHGGDGGSVNTPIGGSEAGDGGKGGLGGDGGGRGIFGQFGAGGAGGAGGVGGAGGAGGTGGGGGNGGAIFNAGTPGAAGTGGDGGVGGTGAAGGKGGAGGSGGVNGATGADGAKGLDGATGGKGNNGNPG, from the coding sequence GTGTCCTTTGTGATCGCACAACCGGAGATGATCGCGGCGGCGGCCGGTGAGTTGGCCAGCATCAGATCGGCGATCAACGCGGCCAATGCGGCGGCCGCGGCCCAGACCACCGGAGTCATGTCGGCGGCCGCCGACGAGGTGTCTACGGCGGTTGCCGCGCTGTTTTCCTCGCATGCCCAGGCCTATCAGGCCGCCAGCGCGCAAGCGGCCGCCTTTCACGCCCAGGTGGTGCGGACCCTGACCGTGGACGCGGGAGCGTATGCCAGCGCCGAGGCCGCCAACGCCGGGCCGAACATGCTGGCCGCGGTCAACGCCCCCGCCCAGGCGCTGTTGGGGCGCCCACTGATCGGCAACGGTGCCAACGGGGCGCCGGGCACCGGGCAGGCCGGCGGCGACGGTGGGCTGTTGTTCGGCAACGGCGGCAACGGCGGGTCCGGCGCACCCGGACAGGCCGGCGGGGCCGGCGGGGCGGCCGGGTTCTTCGGCAACGGTGGCAACGGCGGGGACGGCGGGGCCGGAGCGAACGGCGGCGCCGGCGGCACCGCCGGCTGGTTCTTCGGCTTCGGCGGCAACGGCGGGGCCGGCGGGATCGGTGTTGCCGGCATCAACGGCGGTCTCGGCGGCGCCGGCGGCGACGGCGGCAACGCCGGGTTCTTCGGCAACGGCGGCAACGGCGGCATGGGCGGGGCCGGGGCGGCCGGCGTGAACGCCGTCAATCCCGGCCTGGCCACCCCGGTCACCCCGGCGGCCAACGGCGGCAACGGCCTCAACCTCGTCGGCGTTCCCGGCACCGCCGGTGGCGGCGCCGATGGCGCCAACGGCAGTGCCATTGGCCAGGCGGGCGGCGCTGGCGGTGACGGCGGCAACGCCTCCACGAGTGGGGGCATCGGGATCGCGCAAACCGGGGGCGCCGGCGGCGCTGGCGGTGCCGGCGGCGACGGCGCACCCGGTGGCAACGGCGGCAATGGTGGCAGCGTCGAGCACACTGGCGCTACCGGCTCCTCTGCGAGCGGCGGCAATGGTGCCACCGGCGGGAACGGCGGGGTCGGTGCGCCCGGCGGTGCCGGCGGCAACGGCGGCCACGTCAGCGGCGGATCGGTCAACACAGCCGGCGCCGGTGGCAAAGGCGGCAACGGCGGCACCGGCGGCGCCGGCGGCCCGGGCGGCCACGGCGGCAGCGTTCTATCCGGCCCGGTTGGCGACAGTGGCAACGGTGGTGCCGGCGGGGACGGCGGGGCCGGGGTTAGCGCCACCGATATCGCCGGCACCGGCGGGCGCGGCGGCAACGGTGGTCATGGCGGGCTGTGGATCGGCAACGGCGGCGACGGTGGTGCGGGCGGTGTCGGCGGTGTCGGCGGGGCCGGTGCGGCTGGCGCGATCGGCGGCCACGGCGGCGATGGCGGCTCCGTAAATACCCCTATTGGCGGCAGCGAGGCCGGTGACGGCGGTAAGGGCGGCCTGGGCGGGGACGGCGGTGGGCGCGGGATATTCGGCCAGTTTGGGGCCGGCGGGGCCGGTGGTGCCGGAGGCGTCGGCGGCGCCGGCGGGGCTGGCGGGACCGGCGGCGGCGGCGGCAACGGTGGGGCCATTTTCAATGCCGGTACCCCCGGCGCCGCCGGCACGGGCGGTGACGGCGGTGTTGGCGGGACCGGTGCGGCCGGCGGGAAAGGCGGGGCCGGCGGTAGCGGCGGCGTCAACGGCGCCACCGGCGCCGACGGCGCCAAGGGCCTCGACGGTGCCACCGGCGGCAAAGGCAACAACGGCAACCCCGGCTGA
- a CDS encoding antitoxin (This region is a possible MT-complex-specific genomic island (See Becq et al., 2007 PMID:17545187).): MTKEKISVTVDAAVLAAIDADARAAGLNRSEMIEQALRNEHLRVALRDYTAKTVPALDIDAYAQRVYQANRAAGS, encoded by the coding sequence ATGACGAAAGAGAAGATCTCCGTGACGGTGGACGCGGCCGTCCTCGCGGCGATCGACGCGGACGCCAGGGCGGCGGGTTTGAATCGGTCGGAAATGATTGAGCAGGCACTGCGCAACGAGCACCTGCGTGTCGCTCTGCGCGATTACACGGCTAAAACCGTACCGGCGTTGGACATCGATGCCTACGCACAGCGGGTGTACCAGGCGAACCGGGCGGCCGGAAGTTGA
- a CDS encoding toxin (This region is a possible MT-complex-specific genomic island (See Becq et al., 2007 PMID:17545187).), which produces MIAPGDIAPRRDSEHELYVAVLSNALHRAADTGRVITCPFIPGRVPEDLLAMVVAVEQPNGTLLPELVQWLHVAALGAPLGNAGVAALREAASVVTALLC; this is translated from the coding sequence TTGATCGCTCCCGGCGACATCGCGCCGCGCCGCGACAGTGAACACGAGCTCTACGTCGCCGTCTTGTCCAACGCGCTCCATCGGGCCGCGGACACCGGACGGGTGATCACCTGCCCATTCATTCCGGGCCGGGTCCCCGAGGATCTCTTGGCGATGGTGGTGGCGGTCGAGCAACCCAACGGCACGCTGCTGCCGGAACTCGTGCAGTGGCTTCATGTTGCCGCGCTCGGTGCGCCACTCGGCAACGCGGGCGTGGCCGCCCTACGCGAGGCTGCCTCGGTCGTGACAGCTCTGCTCTGTTAG
- the vapC2 gene encoding ribonuclease VapC2 (toxin, part of toxin-antitoxin (TA) operon with Rv0300, contains PIN domain. This region is a possible MT-complex-specific genomic island (See Becq et al., 2007 PMID:17545187).) — protein MTDQRWLIDKSALVRLTDSPDMEIWSNRIERGLVHITGVTRLEVGFSAECGEIARREFREPPLSAMPVEYLTPRIEDRALEVQTLLADRGHHRGPSIPDLLIAATAELSGLTVLHVDKDFDAIAALTGQKTERLTHRPPSA, from the coding sequence GTGACTGACCAGCGCTGGCTGATCGACAAGTCGGCGCTGGTGCGGCTCACGGACAGCCCTGACATGGAAATCTGGTCGAACCGGATCGAACGCGGCCTGGTACACATCACGGGCGTGACACGCTTGGAAGTAGGGTTCTCGGCCGAATGCGGGGAGATAGCGCGACGGGAGTTTCGTGAACCGCCGCTGTCTGCGATGCCCGTGGAATACCTAACCCCGAGAATTGAAGACCGTGCGCTCGAGGTGCAGACCTTGCTTGCCGACCGCGGACACCACCGTGGCCCGTCGATCCCGGATCTGCTCATCGCCGCGACAGCCGAACTGTCGGGCTTGACGGTACTGCACGTCGACAAGGACTTTGACGCCATCGCCGCGCTTACCGGTCAGAAAACAGAACGGCTCACGCATCGCCCGCCTTCCGCTTAA
- the vapB2 gene encoding antitoxin VapB2 (part of toxin-antitoxin (TA) operon with Rv0301. This region is a possible MT-complex-specific genomic island (See Becq et al., 2007 PMID:17545187).), which translates to MSDVLIRDIPDDVLASLDAIAARLGLSRTEYIRRRLAQDAQTARVTVTAADLRRLRGAVAGLGDPELMRQAWR; encoded by the coding sequence ATGAGTGATGTACTGATTCGGGACATCCCCGACGACGTGTTAGCAAGCCTTGACGCGATCGCGGCACGCTTGGGCTTGTCGCGGACCGAATACATCCGTCGGCGTTTAGCCCAGGATGCGCAGACGGCTCGCGTCACCGTGACAGCCGCGGATCTTCGACGCCTCAGGGGTGCGGTTGCCGGTCTGGGCGATCCCGAGCTTATGCGTCAGGCGTGGAGGTGA
- a CDS encoding transcriptional regulator, with amino-acid sequence MGVPAKKKQQQGERSRESILDATERLMATKGYAATSISDIRDACGLAPSSIYWHFGSKEGVLAAMMERGAQRFFAAIPTWDEAHGPVEQRSERQLTELVSLQSQHPDFLRLFYLLSMERSQDPAVAAVVRRVRNTAIARFRDSITHLLPSDIPPGKADLVVAELTAFAVALSDGVYFAGHLEPDTTDVERMYRRLRQALEALIPVLLEET; translated from the coding sequence GTGGGCGTTCCCGCCAAGAAAAAACAGCAGCAGGGGGAGAGGTCACGAGAATCGATTCTCGACGCGACCGAACGCCTGATGGCGACCAAGGGCTACGCGGCGACCTCGATCAGCGACATCCGCGACGCGTGCGGGCTAGCACCCAGCTCTATTTACTGGCACTTCGGCTCCAAAGAGGGCGTGCTGGCCGCCATGATGGAGCGCGGCGCGCAGCGCTTCTTTGCCGCGATACCCACCTGGGATGAGGCCCATGGGCCCGTCGAGCAGCGATCCGAGCGCCAGCTGACCGAGCTGGTGAGCCTGCAGTCGCAGCATCCGGACTTCCTGCGCCTGTTCTACCTGCTGTCGATGGAACGAAGTCAGGATCCGGCGGTTGCCGCGGTGGTGCGCCGGGTCCGCAACACCGCGATCGCCCGATTTCGTGACAGCATCACGCACCTGCTGCCATCGGACATCCCGCCGGGCAAAGCCGATCTCGTCGTCGCGGAGCTGACCGCGTTCGCGGTTGCGCTGTCGGACGGCGTCTATTTCGCCGGCCACCTTGAACCGGACACGACCGACGTCGAGCGCATGTACCGGCGGCTGCGGCAAGCGCTCGAGGCCCTGATTCCCGTCCTCCTGGAGGAGACATGA
- a CDS encoding dehydrogenase/reductase (This region is a possible MT-complex-specific genomic island (See Becq et al., 2007 PMID:17545187).): MNTGTAVITGASSGLGLQCARALLRRDASWHVVLAVRDPARGRAAMEELGEPNRCSVLEVDLASVRSVRSFVETVRTTPLPPIRALVCNAGLQVVSGIAFTDDGVEMTFGVNHLGHFALVTGILDWLARPARIVVVSSGTHDPSKHTGMPDPRYTCAADLAHPPTDQNTPAEGRRRYTTSKLCNVLFTYELDRRLDHGEQGVMVNAFDPGLMPGSGLARDYPPILRLAYRLLSPMLRVLPFVHSTRVSGEHLAALAVDPRFAGVTGQYFAGAKAIRSSAESYDRAKALDLWETSERLLAQVT; the protein is encoded by the coding sequence ATGAACACCGGAACCGCCGTCATCACCGGGGCCAGCTCCGGCCTCGGGTTGCAGTGCGCCCGCGCCCTGCTACGTCGCGACGCATCGTGGCATGTGGTGTTGGCGGTGCGCGACCCGGCGCGCGGCCGTGCGGCCATGGAGGAATTGGGGGAGCCAAACCGGTGTTCGGTTCTCGAGGTGGACCTCGCGTCGGTGCGGTCCGTGCGCAGTTTCGTGGAAACCGTGCGGACCACGCCGCTGCCGCCGATTCGTGCCCTGGTGTGCAATGCCGGCCTGCAGGTGGTGTCGGGCATCGCGTTCACCGACGACGGTGTCGAGATGACGTTCGGGGTAAACCACTTGGGTCACTTTGCTTTAGTGACCGGGATTCTCGACTGGTTGGCCCGTCCGGCGCGCATCGTTGTCGTCAGCAGCGGCACGCACGACCCGAGCAAGCACACCGGAATGCCCGACCCTCGGTATACCTGCGCCGCCGACCTCGCGCACCCGCCCACCGATCAGAACACGCCGGCCGAAGGCCGCCGTCGATACACCACGTCCAAGCTGTGCAACGTGCTCTTCACCTACGAGCTCGACCGCCGCCTCGATCACGGAGAACAGGGCGTGATGGTCAACGCGTTCGACCCCGGCCTAATGCCGGGCTCCGGCTTGGCCCGCGACTATCCGCCGATCCTGCGACTGGCGTACCGTCTCCTGTCGCCGATGCTGCGCGTCCTTCCCTTCGTTCACAGCACCCGGGTCTCCGGCGAACACCTGGCGGCGCTGGCGGTCGATCCGCGGTTCGCGGGCGTGACGGGCCAATATTTCGCGGGCGCCAAGGCGATCCGGTCTTCCGCCGAGTCCTACGATCGGGCAAAGGCGCTCGACCTCTGGGAGACCAGTGAACGGCTGCTGGCCCAGGTGACATAG